One window from the genome of Cricetulus griseus strain 17A/GY chromosome 2, alternate assembly CriGri-PICRH-1.0, whole genome shotgun sequence encodes:
- the Mro gene encoding protein maestro isoform X2, with protein sequence MEQTQRVLSQPPPIPTSQPKKKRTSVQSIFSKVSWKLRLQKREPLKNVVFILAERARDPNAEKRHLAMRGLGTLAREAPDKVRRYKKVFLDLLVHGLYDPVSSEVIHESVKTLTIMLGKIQGQGLGSFFIDITLQTRTLLDDENDNVRYSAFVLFGQLAAFAGRKWKKFFTHQVNQTQDSLLTHLQDKSPQVAKACKMTVRACVPYLKPRREQCFQSEEDQRNPRLSRQLSHYHPEVLLFLYANKIL encoded by the exons atggaacaaacacagagagtcCTGAGCCAaccccctcccatccccacttCCCAGCCCAAGAAGAAAAGGACATCGGTGCAATCTATCTTTTCCAAG GTCTCTTGGAAACTGAGGTTGCAGAAGCGGGAGCCTTTGAAGAATGTGGTTTTCATCTTGGCAGAAAGAGCCCGGGATCCCAATGCTGAAAAGCGCCATCTGGCAATGAGAGGCCTGGGCACCTTGGCCCGTGAAGCCCCTGACAAG GTGAGAAGGTACAAAAAAGTTTTCCTTGACCTCCTGGTGCATGGACTGTATGATCCCGTGAGTTCTGAAGTGATCCACGAGAGTGTGAAGACCCTGACCATCATGCTGGGCAAGATCCAGGGCCAAGGCCTGGGCTCCTTCTTCATAGACATCACCCTTCAGACCAGGACTTTACTGGATGAT GAGAATGACAATGTGCGGTACTCGGCCTTTGTTCTATTTGGGCAATTGGCTGCGTTTGCTGGGCGGAAATGGAAGAAATTTTTCACCCACCAGGTTAACCAGACACAGGATTCTCTCCTGACCCATTTACAGGACAAAAGCCCTCAGGTTGCCAAG GCTTGCAAAATGACTGTTCGAGCCTGTGTTCCGTATCTGAAACCCAGGAGGGAGCAGTGTTTCCAAAGTGAAGAAGATCAGAGGAACCCCAGGCTTTCCCGGCAGCTG AGCCATTATCATCCTGAGGTTCTGCTGTTCCTCTATGCTAATAAAATCCTCTAA
- the Mro gene encoding protein maestro isoform X3: protein MDMQGHQPDCKSITTELEERNWIEQVSWKLRLQKREPLKNVVFILAERARDPNAEKRHLAMRGLGTLAREAPDKQVRRYKKVFLDLLVHGLYDPVSSEVIHESVKTLTIMLGKIQGQGLGSFFIDITLQTRTLLDDENDNVRYSAFVLFGQLAAFAGRKWKKFFTHQVNQTQDSLLTHLQDKSPQVAKACKMTVRACVPYLKPRREQCFQSEEDQRNPRLSRQLSHYHPEVLLFLYANKIL, encoded by the exons ATGGACATGCAGGGACATCAGCCTGATTGCAAAAGTATCACGACAGAATTGGAAGAGAGGAATTGGATAGAGCAG GTCTCTTGGAAACTGAGGTTGCAGAAGCGGGAGCCTTTGAAGAATGTGGTTTTCATCTTGGCAGAAAGAGCCCGGGATCCCAATGCTGAAAAGCGCCATCTGGCAATGAGAGGCCTGGGCACCTTGGCCCGTGAAGCCCCTGACAAG CAGGTGAGAAGGTACAAAAAAGTTTTCCTTGACCTCCTGGTGCATGGACTGTATGATCCCGTGAGTTCTGAAGTGATCCACGAGAGTGTGAAGACCCTGACCATCATGCTGGGCAAGATCCAGGGCCAAGGCCTGGGCTCCTTCTTCATAGACATCACCCTTCAGACCAGGACTTTACTGGATGAT GAGAATGACAATGTGCGGTACTCGGCCTTTGTTCTATTTGGGCAATTGGCTGCGTTTGCTGGGCGGAAATGGAAGAAATTTTTCACCCACCAGGTTAACCAGACACAGGATTCTCTCCTGACCCATTTACAGGACAAAAGCCCTCAGGTTGCCAAG GCTTGCAAAATGACTGTTCGAGCCTGTGTTCCGTATCTGAAACCCAGGAGGGAGCAGTGTTTCCAAAGTGAAGAAGATCAGAGGAACCCCAGGCTTTCCCGGCAGCTG AGCCATTATCATCCTGAGGTTCTGCTGTTCCTCTATGCTAATAAAATCCTCTAA
- the Mro gene encoding protein maestro isoform X1 encodes MEQTQRVLSQPPPIPTSQPKKKRTSVQSIFSKVSWKLRLQKREPLKNVVFILAERARDPNAEKRHLAMRGLGTLAREAPDKQVRRYKKVFLDLLVHGLYDPVSSEVIHESVKTLTIMLGKIQGQGLGSFFIDITLQTRTLLDDENDNVRYSAFVLFGQLAAFAGRKWKKFFTHQVNQTQDSLLTHLQDKSPQVAKACKMTVRACVPYLKPRREQCFQSEEDQRNPRLSRQLSHYHPEVLLFLYANKIL; translated from the exons atggaacaaacacagagagtcCTGAGCCAaccccctcccatccccacttCCCAGCCCAAGAAGAAAAGGACATCGGTGCAATCTATCTTTTCCAAG GTCTCTTGGAAACTGAGGTTGCAGAAGCGGGAGCCTTTGAAGAATGTGGTTTTCATCTTGGCAGAAAGAGCCCGGGATCCCAATGCTGAAAAGCGCCATCTGGCAATGAGAGGCCTGGGCACCTTGGCCCGTGAAGCCCCTGACAAG CAGGTGAGAAGGTACAAAAAAGTTTTCCTTGACCTCCTGGTGCATGGACTGTATGATCCCGTGAGTTCTGAAGTGATCCACGAGAGTGTGAAGACCCTGACCATCATGCTGGGCAAGATCCAGGGCCAAGGCCTGGGCTCCTTCTTCATAGACATCACCCTTCAGACCAGGACTTTACTGGATGAT GAGAATGACAATGTGCGGTACTCGGCCTTTGTTCTATTTGGGCAATTGGCTGCGTTTGCTGGGCGGAAATGGAAGAAATTTTTCACCCACCAGGTTAACCAGACACAGGATTCTCTCCTGACCCATTTACAGGACAAAAGCCCTCAGGTTGCCAAG GCTTGCAAAATGACTGTTCGAGCCTGTGTTCCGTATCTGAAACCCAGGAGGGAGCAGTGTTTCCAAAGTGAAGAAGATCAGAGGAACCCCAGGCTTTCCCGGCAGCTG AGCCATTATCATCCTGAGGTTCTGCTGTTCCTCTATGCTAATAAAATCCTCTAA